The proteins below come from a single Dinghuibacter silviterrae genomic window:
- a CDS encoding DoxX family protein, with the protein MKNIGRIFYGISIAVMGLLTIWYAGFPYMLIPPQYTCPVGLVYVSGALMVLAGVSIVFWKKYGWIPLLLGLALLAVFCLFLTVSPHYKHFGDGENAAKELALAAGALVIAGGKWRRVGTILFALTIISFAVDHFLYAHEAADYVPAWIPGHVFWLYVTGGALMGFGLAILVQFKTRLMATLLGAMILTWFVILHIPRVITAGPAVMDGEIASAFLALAYGGTAFMIVREREHGESGKGVGEGNILKGQK; encoded by the coding sequence ATGAAAAATATAGGCCGCATTTTCTATGGCATATCGATTGCCGTGATGGGGTTGCTGACCATCTGGTATGCCGGTTTCCCCTATATGCTGATCCCCCCGCAATATACCTGTCCTGTGGGTCTCGTGTATGTGTCGGGCGCATTGATGGTGCTGGCAGGGGTAAGTATTGTTTTTTGGAAAAAATATGGCTGGATACCCCTGCTGTTGGGCCTCGCGTTGCTGGCGGTTTTCTGTTTATTCCTTACCGTTTCTCCCCATTACAAGCACTTTGGGGATGGGGAGAATGCCGCAAAGGAGCTGGCATTGGCCGCCGGCGCTTTGGTGATCGCCGGGGGGAAGTGGAGGCGTGTGGGAACCATCCTATTCGCCTTAACGATCATCAGCTTCGCCGTCGATCATTTTCTCTACGCACACGAGGCGGCTGATTATGTTCCCGCATGGATACCCGGTCACGTGTTCTGGTTGTATGTCACCGGCGGGGCGTTGATGGGCTTCGGGCTTGCGATACTCGTGCAATTCAAGACCCGGCTAATGGCGACCCTTTTGGGCGCGATGATCCTGACGTGGTTTGTGATCCTCCATATCCCCAGGGTGATCACCGCCGGACCTGCCGTCATGGATGGCGAAATCGCGAGCGCGTTTCTGGCGTTGGCGTATGGCGGGACCGCTTTCATGATCGTTAGGGAAAGGGAACACGGTGAATCAGGGAAGGGCGTCGGTGAGGGTAATATTCTAAAGGGGCAAAAATGA
- a CDS encoding succinate dehydrogenase/fumarate reductase iron-sulfur subunit, translated as MEHYTMNLTLKVWRQKNSKDKGGFETYQVPGISSEMSFLEMFDVLNERLVAEGKEPIAFDHDCREGICGMCSMHINGKPHGPWHATTTCQLHMRAFKDGDTIVVEPWRAKAFPVVRDLVVDRGAFDRIIQAGGYISVNTGNAVDANAIPIDKQKADDAFAAAACIGCGACVAACKNSSAMLFVSAKVSHLALLPQGDPERKNRVQAMVAQMDKEGFGGCTNTGACEAECPKEISLVNIARLNKEYMRAGFASE; from the coding sequence ATGGAACATTATACGATGAACCTCACACTCAAGGTGTGGCGCCAGAAGAACAGCAAAGACAAAGGCGGTTTCGAAACCTACCAGGTACCCGGGATTTCCTCCGAGATGTCCTTCCTGGAAATGTTCGACGTACTGAATGAGCGCCTGGTGGCGGAAGGGAAAGAACCGATCGCGTTCGACCACGACTGCCGCGAAGGGATCTGCGGGATGTGCTCGATGCACATCAACGGGAAACCCCACGGCCCCTGGCACGCCACGACCACCTGTCAGCTCCATATGCGGGCCTTCAAGGACGGGGACACCATCGTGGTGGAACCCTGGAGGGCGAAGGCTTTCCCGGTTGTCAGGGACCTCGTCGTAGACCGCGGCGCCTTCGACCGGATCATCCAGGCCGGGGGGTACATCTCCGTCAACACGGGGAATGCCGTGGACGCCAACGCGATCCCCATTGATAAGCAGAAAGCCGACGACGCCTTTGCCGCGGCCGCCTGTATCGGTTGCGGGGCCTGCGTTGCCGCCTGTAAGAATTCTTCGGCCATGCTCTTTGTATCCGCCAAGGTCTCCCACCTGGCGCTCCTGCCCCAGGGCGATCCCGAGCGTAAGAACCGGGTACAGGCCATGGTAGCCCAGATGGACAAGGAAGGCTTTGGCGGGTGTACCAACACCGGCGCCTGTGAGGCCGAGTGTCCGAAGGAGATTTCGCTGGTCAATATCGCGCGCCTGAACAAGGAGTATATGCGCGCCGGGTTTGCAAGCGAATAA